A stretch of Paenibacillus peoriae DNA encodes these proteins:
- a CDS encoding GDSL-type esterase/lipase family protein — protein MFISLSYQEGTRVNSSKWIWRSVGSVSIAATLLLLYGFITAVQSITAPEPMVSTQPVHSGSSQTQTAPSATNQTGEFRVAAIGDSLAKGTGDDSGSGFVRRSVSLLNNQEGHKAQLINNLGINGLTTQGLLTKLDEPGVSYVLKKANVIMVSIGGNDLFQGAQAAQTGKEPPTLSGLRKAVPDAAKRLQKVLTKVGKINPNAKIIYVGLYNPFSDLQEMKIPGNLVVTEWNLAAMAITNQNSNMTLVPTFDLFQQNLPVYLSSDHFHPNGQGYQAIAERIAQGFAVANTKDADKVDNEQQSTSSQPAEVKKGGNN, from the coding sequence ATGTTTATTTCACTAAGCTATCAGGAGGGAACACGAGTGAATTCATCAAAATGGATTTGGCGGTCTGTCGGTTCCGTTTCCATTGCCGCCACATTGCTATTATTGTACGGATTTATTACAGCAGTACAAAGTATCACGGCTCCAGAGCCAATGGTTAGCACTCAACCTGTACATTCCGGTTCATCGCAGACACAAACTGCGCCATCCGCTACTAATCAGACGGGAGAGTTTCGGGTAGCTGCCATTGGAGATTCGCTAGCCAAAGGCACGGGGGATGACTCCGGAAGTGGTTTTGTGCGTCGGTCGGTGAGCTTGTTAAATAATCAGGAAGGCCATAAGGCTCAGCTCATAAATAATCTGGGGATTAATGGACTGACGACTCAAGGACTATTGACCAAGCTGGATGAGCCTGGTGTTTCTTATGTGTTGAAAAAGGCTAACGTTATTATGGTCTCGATTGGCGGAAATGATTTATTTCAGGGGGCTCAGGCTGCCCAAACCGGCAAAGAGCCGCCTACACTCAGTGGTTTGCGTAAAGCTGTGCCTGATGCCGCCAAACGTCTGCAAAAAGTGCTGACAAAGGTAGGGAAAATCAATCCGAATGCTAAAATTATCTATGTCGGATTATATAATCCATTCAGTGATCTGCAGGAAATGAAAATTCCCGGTAATCTTGTGGTAACAGAATGGAATCTGGCTGCCATGGCAATTACCAACCAAAACAGCAATATGACTCTGGTTCCAACTTTCGATTTATTCCAGCAAAATTTGCCCGTCTATTTATCATCCGATCATTTTCATCCAAACGGACAGGGCTATCAGGCAATCGCTGAACGTATCGCGCAAGGGTTTGCAGTTGCAAACACGAAGGATGCCGATAAAGTGGATAATGAACAACAGTCTACAAGCAGCCAACCTGCTGAAGTGAAAAAGGGAGGGAACAACTAA
- a CDS encoding TIGR00266 family protein, producing MSYEIVHEGAFAMLKVQLNPGEMIKAEMGAMVSMSSSVDIKGTVDGGLLRGLGRMLSGEKFFFQELRAARGPAEVLLAPASIGDVQAVELDGTYRLMVQKDGFLACTEGIEVSTKMQNLMKGLFSGEGFFIVEISGRGTVFLSSYGAIHPIYIAPGEERIIDNAHLVAWPDYMDYKIEKASKGWLSSVTSGEALVCRFRGEGTVLIQSRNPGSFGQWIKSFIPDSK from the coding sequence ATGAGCTACGAAATCGTGCATGAAGGTGCCTTTGCTATGCTCAAGGTGCAGTTGAACCCCGGGGAAATGATCAAAGCGGAAATGGGAGCAATGGTTTCCATGTCTTCCAGTGTAGATATAAAGGGGACGGTAGACGGTGGACTGTTACGTGGTTTAGGCAGAATGCTAAGCGGAGAAAAATTCTTTTTTCAAGAACTGAGGGCAGCCCGTGGGCCGGCTGAAGTGTTGTTAGCCCCTGCCAGTATAGGTGATGTACAAGCGGTGGAATTGGATGGCACGTATAGGTTGATGGTCCAAAAGGACGGTTTTCTAGCTTGTACAGAAGGCATTGAGGTTAGCACCAAAATGCAAAACCTGATGAAAGGTTTATTCTCCGGTGAAGGTTTTTTTATCGTAGAAATCAGTGGTCGAGGTACGGTATTCCTATCCTCTTATGGAGCCATTCATCCCATTTATATCGCGCCAGGAGAGGAGCGTATTATTGATAATGCTCATCTGGTGGCATGGCCGGATTATATGGATTATAAAATTGAAAAAGCATCGAAAGGCTGGTTGTCCAGCGTAACGAGTGGAGAAGCGCTTGTATGCCGTTTTCGCGGTGAAGGAACGGTACTGATACAAAGTCGAAATCCGGGCAGTTTTGGACAATGGATCAAAAGTTTCATCCCTGATAGCAAATAG